A part of Bosea sp. (in: a-proteobacteria) genomic DNA contains:
- a CDS encoding outer membrane protein assembly factor BamD has translation MAHVRIAQLLVLGVALGLGGCDTVASLNPFDSTARYKQEVLPDVAPETLYNQGLARLESGDSEGAAKVFSSIDRQAAFSPQARRGLLMTAYAHYEGKRYDEAINASRRFLQLHPSDKDAAYAQYILAMSNFEQIPDVGRDQERTERALVSLQELIDRYPRSEYVVDAREKILFARDQLAGKEMNVGRYYLKQRNFPAAINRFRDVVSKYQTTRHVEEALMRLTEAYLALGVTNEAQTAAAVLGHNFPDSPWYRDAYTLLQSGGLEPREQQSSWISRAFRGVARTVGLNP, from the coding sequence ATGGCTCACGTGAGAATCGCGCAACTGCTGGTGTTGGGTGTCGCGCTTGGTCTGGGCGGCTGCGATACGGTGGCGTCGCTCAATCCGTTCGACAGCACGGCGCGCTACAAGCAGGAAGTGCTGCCCGATGTCGCTCCCGAAACGCTCTACAATCAGGGCCTCGCCCGGCTGGAATCGGGCGACTCGGAAGGCGCTGCCAAGGTGTTCAGCTCGATCGACCGTCAGGCGGCCTTCTCGCCGCAAGCGCGTCGCGGGCTCCTGATGACTGCCTATGCGCATTATGAGGGCAAGCGCTATGACGAGGCCATCAATGCCTCGCGACGCTTCCTGCAACTGCATCCCAGCGACAAGGATGCCGCCTACGCGCAGTACATCCTGGCCATGTCGAATTTCGAACAGATCCCGGATGTCGGCCGCGACCAGGAGCGCACCGAGCGCGCTCTGGTCTCGCTGCAGGAGCTGATCGACCGCTATCCGCGCTCCGAATACGTCGTGGACGCGCGCGAGAAGATCCTGTTCGCGCGCGATCAGCTGGCGGGCAAGGAAATGAATGTTGGCCGCTACTATCTCAAGCAGCGGAATTTCCCTGCCGCGATCAACCGCTTCCGCGATGTCGTGTCGAAGTATCAGACCACGCGTCATGTCGAGGAGGCGTTGATGCGCCTCACCGAGGCCTATCTCGCGCTCGGCGTGACAAACGAGGCGCAGACGGCTGCGGCCGTGCTCGGCCACAACTTCCCGGACAGCCCCTGGTATCGCGACGCCTATACGCTGCTACAGTCGGGCGGGCTCGAGCCGCGCGAACAGCAGAGCTCGTGGATCAGCCGCGCATTCCGCGGCGTGGCGCGCACGGTCGGGCTCAATCCCTGA